One Helicobacter ganmani genomic region harbors:
- a CDS encoding lysozyme inhibitor LprI family protein translates to MVKYYSKSASIIELKGVPIKNKHYFLTISLFAVVFLATSSLASQKDTPKQTHTNPYLKSWSDIEKFFASDYFYAPLSGTSRLSSNFFSIKILKHNKNTLQLGFLLEKAINGGARLREWGNEGSCYRDNESKDEPIALLKPLSPTQAQILFPAFPQCALMAQRDAQYLYINIEKQKVNKACAFLEQECEFDVGEEYYITDKYYKLKAGFDCTKARSASEKSICSNPALANQDRENNTLYFGTRGWIEGMDLSDFTLPHSEEYIDISKLDSNLLIALQQKLDKQKGLMIKKLLNIQRNCLKKRESCKGNEECINQVMYEQFIDLGGYSQEFFYNEINEALWEVF, encoded by the coding sequence TTGGTAAAATACTATTCAAAAAGCGCAAGCATAATAGAGCTAAAAGGAGTTCCTATAAAGAATAAGCATTATTTTTTAACAATCTCTTTGTTTGCAGTGGTATTTTTAGCAACTTCTAGCCTCGCAAGTCAAAAGGACACACCAAAACAAACACACACAAATCCTTATTTAAAATCTTGGAGTGATATAGAGAAATTTTTTGCAAGTGATTATTTCTATGCGCCACTTTCTGGCACATCAAGGCTAAGCAGCAACTTTTTTAGTATAAAGATTCTAAAGCACAATAAAAACACTTTACAACTAGGCTTTCTACTTGAAAAAGCAATAAATGGCGGGGCAAGGCTTAGGGAATGGGGGAATGAAGGCTCTTGTTATAGAGATAATGAGAGCAAAGATGAGCCCATTGCACTTTTAAAGCCTTTAAGCCCTACGCAAGCACAGATTCTATTCCCTGCTTTTCCACAATGCGCCCTTATGGCACAAAGAGATGCTCAATACTTATATATTAATATAGAGAAGCAAAAGGTAAATAAAGCCTGTGCGTTTTTAGAGCAAGAATGTGAGTTTGATGTGGGTGAAGAATATTATATCACTGATAAATATTATAAGCTTAAAGCTGGATTTGACTGCACAAAGGCAAGAAGTGCGAGCGAAAAGAGCATTTGTTCTAATCCTGCACTAGCTAACCAAGATAGAGAGAATAATACATTGTATTTTGGCACGAGGGGATGGATAGAGGGGATGGATTTAAGTGATTTTACATTGCCTCATAGTGAGGAATATATTGATATTTCTAAGCTTGACTCAAACCTACTCATTGCCTTGCAACAAAAATTAGATAAACAAAAGGGTTTAATGATAAAAAAACTCCTAAATATTCAAAGAAATTGCTTGAAAAAGCGAGAATCTTGCAAAGGAAATGAAGAATGTATTAATCAAGTGATGTATGAACAATTTATAGATTTAGGCGGCTATTCACAAGAATTCTTTTATAATGAAATCAATGAGGCTTTATGGGAAGTATTCTAA
- a CDS encoding lysozyme inhibitor LprI family protein — protein MQVGKSIGSFTFLLGFVLLCVGAKLYATHNECCEIADEPELREYISKDTINFNKRSEWEGIWGELNQCDPLEGVCYAENALSIYDCDSSKGTCILNHITTKKTNPAYTKRESINCNEVTFEGIEILVSAHQAKPNESYFERMCSEFQGEDKESCRQKADFSLIKNEKGITFTSSTLLDSKVCYLKNKNQYTPQEALSQIGDMPQGTLSGFYPPLNASFNCAKSGLSKTEKGICNSFVTIRGDYILNQMYNYIYDFAWSKSDKQKLKKEQLEWIKERNLVCNQQEKPDSLTYCLFIRNNEQIRNLQAIIDDEDDSTIKTPQRVHMEFVSSTGAVKIYEKPSLNSNVLHTAILNDKATIVLMAKNSHYGFTKIWFLENYKEDGSMRRFVGYVQNANIKR, from the coding sequence ATGCAAGTGGGGAAATCTATCGGCAGCTTTACTTTTTTGTTGGGTTTTGTATTGTTATGCGTAGGTGCAAAACTATATGCTACACATAATGAGTGCTGTGAAATAGCAGACGAACCTGAATTGCGTGAATATATTAGTAAAGATACGATAAATTTTAACAAAAGGAGTGAGTGGGAGGGAATATGGGGTGAGCTGAATCAATGCGACCCTTTAGAGGGTGTATGTTATGCAGAAAATGCTTTAAGCATTTATGATTGTGATAGTAGTAAGGGCACTTGCATACTTAATCATATCACTACCAAAAAGACAAATCCTGCTTATACAAAAAGAGAATCCATAAATTGCAATGAAGTTACATTTGAGGGGATAGAGATTCTTGTTTCTGCGCATCAAGCTAAACCGAATGAATCTTATTTTGAAAGAATGTGTTCTGAATTTCAAGGGGAGGACAAAGAATCTTGTCGCCAAAAGGCAGATTTTAGTCTTATTAAAAATGAAAAAGGCATTACTTTTACTTCTTCTACCTTGTTGGATTCTAAAGTCTGTTATTTGAAAAATAAAAATCAATATACACCGCAAGAGGCTTTAAGTCAAATTGGAGATATGCCACAAGGAACTTTGAGTGGGTTTTATCCGCCTCTTAACGCGAGCTTTAATTGTGCTAAGAGTGGGCTAAGTAAGACAGAAAAAGGTATTTGCAATAGTTTTGTAACTATAAGAGGTGATTATATTCTTAATCAAATGTATAACTATATTTATGATTTTGCGTGGAGTAAAAGCGATAAGCAAAAGCTCAAAAAAGAGCAGTTAGAATGGATAAAAGAACGTAATCTTGTATGTAATCAACAAGAAAAGCCTGACTCACTAACCTATTGTCTTTTTATCAGAAATAATGAACAGATACGTAACCTACAAGCCATTATAGATGATGAGGACGATTCTACTATTAAAACTCCCCAACGCGTGCATATGGAGTTTGTTAGTTCTACAGGAGCGGTAAAAATCTATGAGAAACCTAGTCTAAACTCTAATGTGCTTCACACCGCAATTTTAAATGATAAGGCGACGATTGTTTTAATGGCTAAAAATTCTCATTATGGTTTCACAAAAATTTGGTTTTTGGAAAATTACAAGGAAGATGGCAGTATGAGACGATTTGTAGGTTATGTGCAAAATGCCAATATCAAAAGATAA
- a CDS encoding arsenic transporter: MIAYFLFAGVMLAIYLRPFGIPIWLVSVFGALFALAFGIVNLRDVWFVWIMVWDSTLVLVGLIVLTLALERILFFDFLAYKILCFTGENRESSDKGRIFYCKSWKLFIFLILFGAFLAIFLANDGAILVLTPLMFALFPHKRGNFYAPLIIFLLFMGFISDFASNLFVLSNLTNILTASFFAIPFAEFLRFMALPQVFAILASLLVFWCLLGLKLPQKLVLTSHFKQESLSKFGICFCFVLLALLPICAAIGAYFEIPLCFFVGFCAILAVGYGIKLGRIAPLQLLKESPFSVVVFSLGLFVVVFGLKNAGLLEILQIGIVKIMELERFLNLLSIGFLSAFGSSIINNLPMVMLGDLALKEVGDSALVFAHLLGCNIGSKFTPIGSLATLLWLVSLRRYGILIPIFRYLALAFCFSAVVLFCAIVGLYFSCIFWV, from the coding sequence TTGATAGCATATTTTTTATTTGCAGGTGTTATGCTTGCGATTTATTTGCGTCCTTTTGGGATTCCGATATGGCTAGTAAGCGTATTTGGAGCATTGTTTGCTTTGGCGTTTGGAATCGTAAATTTGCGTGATGTGTGGTTTGTATGGATAATGGTTTGGGATTCTACATTGGTTTTGGTGGGGCTGATTGTTTTGACGCTTGCGCTAGAGCGTATTTTGTTTTTTGACTTTTTAGCCTATAAGATTCTATGCTTTACTGGAGAGAATAGAGAGTCTAGTGATAAGGGCAGAATCTTTTATTGCAAAAGTTGGAAACTATTTATCTTTTTAATTCTTTTTGGGGCATTTTTGGCAATATTTTTAGCAAATGATGGAGCAATTTTAGTGCTTACACCTCTTATGTTTGCGCTTTTCCCACATAAAAGAGGGAATTTTTATGCGCCTTTAATTATTTTTTTGCTTTTTATGGGATTTATCAGTGATTTTGCTTCCAATCTTTTTGTGCTTTCAAATCTTACAAATATCCTTACTGCGTCCTTTTTTGCGATTCCTTTTGCAGAGTTTCTGCGCTTTATGGCTTTGCCGCAAGTGTTTGCAATCCTCGCTTCTCTTTTGGTTTTTTGGTGTTTGTTGGGGTTAAAATTGCCCCAAAAACTAGTGCTAACAAGCCATTTCAAGCAAGAATCTTTGAGTAAATTTGGAATTTGTTTTTGTTTTGTCTTGCTTGCTCTTTTGCCAATTTGTGCGGCGATTGGAGCGTATTTTGAGATTCCACTTTGTTTTTTTGTCGGATTTTGTGCAATTTTGGCAGTGGGTTATGGAATAAAACTAGGTAGAATTGCACCGCTTCAGCTTCTTAAAGAATCGCCTTTTAGTGTGGTAGTTTTTAGTCTCGGGCTGTTTGTTGTGGTTTTTGGGCTTAAAAATGCGGGATTGTTGGAGATTCTACAAATTGGAATTGTGAAGATTATGGAGTTAGAAAGATTCTTAAATCTCCTTAGCATTGGGTTTTTAAGCGCATTTGGAAGCAGTATTATTAATAATTTACCTATGGTAATGCTTGGAGATTTGGCTTTAAAAGAAGTGGGTGATTCGGCTTTGGTCTTTGCGCATTTGCTTGGTTGCAATATCGGCTCTAAATTCACGCCCATTGGCTCGCTTGCCACGCTGTTATGGCTTGTAAGCTTAAGGCGGTATGGAATCTTGATTCCGATTTTTAGATATTTGGCACTTGCCTTTTGTTTTAGTGCAGTTGTGCTGTTTTGTGCTATTGTGGGATTGTATTTTTCTTGTATTTTTTGGGTGTAA
- a CDS encoding MnmC family methyltransferase has protein sequence MQIFTGDSSITLYNAQFDESYHNAKDGALQETLHKHILPALFLCAKEPILNVLDMCFGLGFNTLCLSLMARLQGFEGKIVIHSPELDSALLPKLLKHPYPQELESERAILESLVTTHYYKRQNLEIILHLGEAREILKSFLLSNRLKIPFHCIFQDPFSPVKNRNLWTYEYFKILYKISAENVIITTYSHHSSMLYSAFLAGFYAYKLQQKCVRDSIVFTKTQEIPTLALENILQITPVNLAHKIKTNPNLWGLYDE, from the coding sequence ATGCAGATTTTCACAGGAGATTCAAGCATAACGCTTTATAATGCACAATTTGATGAATCTTACCATAATGCCAAAGATGGCGCATTGCAAGAGACTTTGCATAAACATATTTTACCTGCACTCTTTTTGTGTGCAAAAGAGCCGATTTTGAATGTGCTTGATATGTGCTTTGGGCTTGGATTTAATACTCTTTGCTTAAGTTTAATGGCGCGTTTGCAGGGATTTGAGGGTAAGATTGTGATTCACTCTCCTGAATTGGATTCTGCCCTTTTACCAAAACTTTTAAAGCACCCTTATCCACAGGAGCTAGAATCCGAGCGAGCCATCTTAGAATCCCTAGTAACTACGCATTATTACAAAAGGCAAAATCTTGAGATTATTTTGCATTTGGGCGAGGCAAGGGAGATTTTAAAGAGTTTTTTACTTTCCAATCGTCTTAAGATTCCCTTTCATTGCATTTTTCAAGACCCATTTAGCCCTGTAAAGAATCGCAACTTATGGACTTACGAATATTTCAAGATACTTTATAAAATCAGTGCAGAAAATGTTATTATCACGACTTATAGTCATCATTCAAGTATGCTGTATTCCGCGTTTCTTGCTGGATTTTATGCTTATAAATTGCAGCAAAAGTGCGTGCGCGATTCTATTGTTTTTACCAAAACTCAAGAGATTCCTACTTTGGCATTAGAAAATATTTTGCAAATTACTCCTGTGAATCTTGCACACAAAATCAAAACAAACCCTAATCTTTGGGGATTGTATGATGAGTAA
- the accD gene encoding acetyl-CoA carboxylase, carboxyltransferase subunit beta — MGFADFFKNFKKEDRAVPQEAPSHWVKCPSCNALMYYKEIIAQHHTCPKCNFHMRIGLEDRIALMCDEGSFVEFDKDLAPNDPLDFVDKKSYKKRIEEYTKKCGRPSAILSGECTIDGINAQIVLFDFNFMGGSFASVEGEKIVRAIHRAIEKKQGLVIVSASGGARMQESTYSLMQMAKTSAALNVLSEARLPFISVLSDPTMGGVSASFAFLGDLIMAEPGAMIGFAGARVIKQTIGTDLPQGFQTAEFLLEHGLIDMIVQRKEMKQTIAQALKYLKVES; from the coding sequence ATGGGATTTGCAGATTTTTTCAAAAACTTTAAAAAAGAAGATAGGGCTGTGCCACAAGAAGCCCCAAGTCATTGGGTAAAATGCCCAAGTTGCAATGCGTTAATGTATTACAAAGAAATCATTGCCCAACACCACACCTGCCCTAAATGCAATTTCCATATGCGCATTGGCTTAGAAGATAGAATCGCGCTAATGTGCGATGAAGGAAGTTTTGTAGAGTTTGACAAAGATTTAGCACCCAATGACCCCTTAGATTTCGTGGATAAAAAAAGCTATAAAAAACGGATAGAAGAATACACCAAAAAATGCGGGCGTCCAAGCGCAATTCTTAGCGGAGAATGCACAATTGATGGCATTAATGCACAAATTGTTCTGTTTGATTTTAATTTTATGGGAGGCTCATTTGCTTCGGTGGAAGGTGAAAAAATCGTGCGTGCAATTCATCGTGCAATAGAAAAAAAGCAAGGTTTAGTGATTGTTAGCGCAAGTGGCGGGGCGAGAATGCAAGAATCTACTTATTCGCTTATGCAAATGGCAAAAACTTCTGCGGCACTCAATGTGTTAAGTGAGGCGCGTTTGCCTTTTATTTCTGTATTAAGCGACCCCACAATGGGGGGCGTAAGTGCCTCATTTGCCTTTTTGGGCGATTTGATAATGGCAGAACCCGGAGCGATGATAGGTTTTGCTGGTGCAAGAGTTATCAAGCAAACAATTGGCACAGATTTACCACAAGGATTCCAAACAGCAGAATTTCTGCTAGAGCACGGACTTATTGATATGATTGTGCAGCGCAAAGAAATGAAACAAACAATTGCCCAAGCATTGAAATACCTTAAAGTGGAATCTTAA
- a CDS encoding 23S rRNA (pseudouridine(1915)-N(3))-methyltransferase RlmH, producing MIKIIVYYIAKSQKDLSDQLCEEFATLCGQFGAKLEFINLFCKAISLSQKQEAEEAQKSYTKEFLKTFKPNQYRIALSPNAKMLDSFEFSKTLQNQSHLAFFIGGAYGLEKSFIQSCHMQLSLSPLTFSHKVAKVVLSEQIYRAFCIIYNHPYHK from the coding sequence ATGATTAAAATAATTGTTTATTATATTGCCAAAAGTCAAAAGGATTTGAGTGACCAATTATGCGAAGAATTTGCAACACTATGCGGACAATTTGGTGCAAAATTAGAATTTATTAATTTGTTTTGCAAAGCCATTAGCTTGAGCCAAAAACAAGAAGCAGAGGAAGCGCAAAAATCCTACACAAAGGAATTTCTTAAAACCTTTAAACCCAATCAATACAGAATCGCCCTTAGTCCAAATGCCAAAATGCTAGATTCTTTTGAGTTTTCAAAAACTCTGCAAAACCAAAGTCATCTTGCATTTTTCATTGGAGGTGCGTATGGATTAGAAAAAAGCTTTATTCAATCTTGCCATATGCAGCTTTCACTCTCACCCCTTACCTTTAGCCATAAAGTTGCTAAAGTCGTGCTAAGTGAGCAGATTTATCGTGCATTTTGTATCATCTATAATCATCCATATCACAAATGA
- the dksA gene encoding RNA polymerase-binding protein DksA: MRQSELNNLKTYLLDRKKAILDNNSIHKQTMEHIQNNHINEADYAAMQIRNALDSSISQRHLLELEYIEQALEKIEKDIYGICEMCDEEIGIQRLKAKPHAKYCIVCRKIIEKDSKEKDQK, encoded by the coding sequence ATGCGTCAAAGTGAATTAAACAACTTAAAAACTTATTTATTAGATAGGAAAAAAGCAATTTTGGATAACAATTCCATACACAAACAAACAATGGAACATATTCAAAACAACCATATCAACGAGGCAGATTATGCAGCAATGCAGATTAGAAATGCGCTAGATAGCTCTATCTCGCAAAGGCATCTTTTGGAACTAGAATACATTGAACAAGCATTAGAAAAAATTGAAAAAGACATCTATGGAATCTGTGAAATGTGTGATGAAGAAATCGGAATCCAACGTTTAAAAGCAAAACCACATGCAAAATATTGTATAGTATGCCGAAAAATTATTGAAAAAGATTCAAAGGAAAAGGACCAAAAATGA
- the ruvB gene encoding Holliday junction branch migration DNA helicase RuvB, producing the protein MERIVEIEKLSLEKEEDIRLRPTCWDDYIGQEKLKRNLQVFITAAKMRGEVLDHLLLFGPPGLGKTTLAYIISNQMQTSIKVTAAPMIEKAGDLAAILTNLSEGEILFIDEIHRLSPAIEEILYPAMEDFRLDIIIGSGPAAQTVKIDLPRFTLIGATTRAGMISNPLRDRFGMQFRMQFYEKEELARIVRIASMKLQKECSNEGALEIARRSRGTPRIALRLLKRVRDFAEVAQEAIITQERTQYALNELGVNEYGFDELDLRFLKIICENRGRPIGLSTLAAAMSEDEGTIEDVIEPYLLVNGYLERTARGRIATQKTYELFSFREAGSLF; encoded by the coding sequence TTGGAGCGCATTGTAGAGATTGAAAAACTATCCTTAGAAAAAGAGGAAGACATACGTTTGCGTCCTACTTGTTGGGACGATTATATCGGGCAAGAAAAACTTAAACGAAATCTACAGGTTTTTATTACTGCGGCAAAAATGCGCGGGGAGGTGCTAGATCACCTTTTGCTTTTTGGTCCCCCGGGTCTTGGCAAGACGACTTTGGCATATATTATCAGCAATCAAATGCAAACTTCTATCAAAGTAACTGCTGCTCCAATGATTGAAAAAGCAGGAGATTTGGCTGCAATTTTGACAAATTTAAGTGAGGGAGAGATTTTATTTATTGATGAGATTCATCGTTTAAGTCCAGCAATTGAGGAGATTTTATATCCCGCAATGGAGGATTTTAGATTAGATATCATCATCGGTAGCGGACCTGCGGCTCAAACGGTGAAAATTGACTTGCCGCGATTTACACTCATAGGAGCAACTACGCGCGCAGGAATGATTAGCAATCCCTTGCGTGATAGATTTGGAATGCAGTTTCGTATGCAGTTTTACGAAAAAGAGGAGTTAGCGCGTATCGTGAGGATTGCTTCAATGAAATTGCAAAAAGAATGCTCCAATGAGGGGGCATTAGAGATTGCTAGACGCTCAAGAGGGACGCCTAGAATCGCATTGAGATTGTTAAAGCGCGTAAGGGATTTTGCAGAAGTAGCACAAGAGGCAATCATCACGCAAGAACGCACGCAATATGCACTCAATGAACTTGGTGTCAATGAATATGGGTTTGATGAGTTAGATTTACGATTCTTGAAGATTATTTGTGAGAATCGCGGACGCCCTATCGGACTTAGCACGCTTGCAGCAGCAATGAGTGAGGACGAGGGAACGATTGAAGATGTGATTGAGCCTTATTTGCTTGTCAATGGATATTTAGAGCGCACTGCACGTGGCAGAATCGCAACGCAAAAAACCTATGAATTGTTTTCTTTCAGAGAAGCGGGAAGTTTGTTTTAG
- the panB gene encoding 3-methyl-2-oxobutanoate hydroxymethyltransferase: MSMQNAIKSITTTQISQKKGVEKITMLTAYDALMAKIFDGEVDMILVGDSLQMSFFGGQDTLSSTLDSMIYHTQAVCNGAKKSLIVCDLPFGSTTTSHLALQSAIRIYKETKAQAVKLEVGFEGIKSIKMLVENGIAVMAHIGLKPQFVRSEGGYKVQGKTQENIESLINLAQDIERSGAFSILLEGVRAEAAKQITQSVKIPIIGIGSGVDVDGQVLVWSDAFGFFEEFKPKFVRQYLKGAELLRQGVRKYVEDVKSGHFPSEQESY; this comes from the coding sequence ATGAGTATGCAAAATGCAATAAAGTCTATTACCACGACGCAAATTTCACAAAAAAAAGGCGTAGAGAAAATCACTATGCTAACAGCCTATGATGCATTAATGGCGAAAATCTTTGATGGTGAAGTAGATATGATTTTGGTAGGGGATAGCTTGCAGATGAGTTTTTTTGGTGGGCAAGATACCTTAAGCAGCACTTTGGATTCTATGATTTATCATACACAAGCAGTTTGTAATGGAGCAAAAAAAAGTTTGATTGTTTGTGATTTACCCTTTGGAAGCACGACGACATCTCATCTTGCATTGCAATCTGCAATTCGCATCTATAAAGAAACAAAAGCACAGGCAGTGAAACTAGAGGTTGGCTTTGAGGGTATAAAAAGCATTAAAATGTTGGTTGAAAATGGAATTGCTGTAATGGCGCATATTGGCTTAAAACCACAATTTGTTCGCAGTGAGGGAGGATATAAAGTGCAGGGTAAAACGCAAGAAAATATAGAATCCCTCATCAACCTTGCGCAGGATATTGAACGTAGCGGAGCGTTTAGCATTTTGTTAGAGGGAGTAAGAGCGGAGGCTGCCAAACAGATTACGCAAAGCGTTAAGATTCCAATTATTGGTATTGGAAGCGGAGTAGATGTAGATGGGCAAGTGTTGGTGTGGAGTGATGCTTTTGGATTTTTTGAGGAGTTTAAACCCAAATTTGTGCGTCAATATCTCAAAGGTGCGGAGCTGTTGCGTCAAGGTGTGCGCAAATATGTTGAAGATGTCAAAAGTGGGCATTTTCCAAGTGAGCAAGAAAGTTATTAG
- the cutA gene encoding divalent cation tolerance protein CutA produces MNKKEHKNCLMLLQTTTTTANAEVLIEVALQSKLTPRIQQAEIQSHYFWHHSTSQNLLEVCHEKEILLSFKVFKQDFKTLRRLILQHHSYEIPEIVGIKLSQVSKAYKKWCQKTKKK; encoded by the coding sequence ATGAATAAAAAAGAACACAAAAATTGTTTAATGTTGCTTCAAACGACGACTACGACAGCAAATGCCGAAGTTTTGATTGAAGTTGCTTTGCAGTCCAAACTTACTCCCCGTATTCAGCAAGCAGAGATTCAAAGCCATTATTTTTGGCATCATTCAACCAGTCAAAATTTATTAGAAGTTTGCCACGAAAAAGAGATTTTGTTGAGTTTTAAGGTGTTTAAACAGGATTTTAAAACTTTGCGTAGGTTAATTTTGCAACATCATTCTTACGAGATTCCAGAAATTGTTGGTATTAAATTAAGTCAAGTTTCTAAAGCTTATAAAAAGTGGTGTCAAAAGACTAAAAAGAAATAG
- a CDS encoding HdrB C-terminal domain-containing protein yields MESFILLHNNLYPKSSHLLMSNFKVLLEKLQIPIEKTQTLALEGKFLPFIERVKYYQKLFLLLLEAQETNHKILLCDSQSLLEIKRFLKALYEETELRESLIKECGVEIDILSLENCFVFAPEIMLNALKDSHLKSKCWQGFKCALILDRELETWAIESQIIVGLEEITGLKIMPFFKESYAYLMQVNQVLAYKMGAADYYEMVDSGVDFILTPNIGNFELMDQNAVELKIASGRDDLEIPLLFIPQVILALFEETASCNALQFKEHKILPRML; encoded by the coding sequence ATGGAATCTTTTATTTTATTGCATAATAATTTATATCCAAAATCCTCTCATCTTTTGATGTCAAATTTCAAAGTTCTTTTAGAGAAGCTACAAATTCCTATTGAAAAAACTCAAACTCTCGCGCTAGAGGGCAAATTTTTGCCTTTTATTGAGAGGGTGAAATATTATCAAAAACTATTTCTTTTGCTTTTGGAGGCTCAAGAAACGAATCACAAAATACTTCTCTGCGATTCTCAAAGCCTACTAGAGATTAAGAGATTTTTAAAAGCCCTTTATGAGGAAACAGAATTAAGGGAATCTCTTATCAAAGAATGTGGTGTAGAAATTGATATTTTAAGCTTGGAAAATTGCTTTGTTTTTGCTCCAGAAATTATGCTAAACGCACTTAAAGATTCACATCTAAAATCCAAATGTTGGCAGGGATTTAAATGCGCTTTGATATTGGATAGGGAGCTTGAAACTTGGGCAATAGAATCCCAAATCATTGTAGGTTTAGAGGAGATTACGGGGTTAAAGATCATGCCATTTTTTAAAGAGAGCTATGCGTATTTGATGCAAGTTAATCAAGTATTGGCTTACAAAATGGGTGCAGCGGATTATTATGAAATGGTAGATAGTGGCGTAGATTTTATTTTGACGCCAAATATTGGCAATTTTGAATTAATGGACCAAAATGCGGTAGAGTTGAAAATCGCAAGCGGTCGTGATGATTTAGAGATTCCATTGCTTTTTATACCTCAAGTGATTTTGGCTCTTTTTGAGGAAACAGCATCTTGTAATGCTTTGCAGTTTAAAGAACATAAGATTCTACCTAGAATGCTCTAA
- a CDS encoding DUF5644 domain-containing protein: MDKKINLELFRFDVKTDYLPYFAKLIVKINGQKSLLDLLAIVQENVLEYGYNAYGFKINGVVVFDFGLKIEDLIKRFGLEWRIEPLNPHLALKDLIIDVQPFLQKLELLKQVGLDELAQEEVQSILKDVEFKGLKALDIETQTIKDAFLLSFLPFAYATPLSVENPEYLGEAYFILVASLYAKHKTLEVLETICGLENGIFNAQSLQTYLFPQNPKFDACINELKQIVFERSELSKIQSFKAKLLKKVNF, encoded by the coding sequence ATGGATAAGAAAATTAATTTAGAATTGTTCCGTTTTGATGTTAAGACGGATTATCTGCCTTATTTTGCAAAATTGATAGTGAAAATTAATGGACAAAAGTCATTATTGGATTTGCTAGCTATTGTCCAAGAAAATGTGTTAGAGTATGGTTATAATGCGTATGGATTTAAGATTAATGGTGTGGTGGTGTTTGATTTTGGTCTTAAGATAGAGGATTTGATTAAAAGATTTGGATTAGAATGGAGGATAGAGCCACTAAATCCGCATTTGGCTTTGAAAGATTTAATTATTGATGTTCAGCCATTTTTGCAAAAGTTAGAATTGCTCAAGCAAGTTGGGCTAGATGAGTTGGCGCAAGAAGAAGTGCAAAGCATTCTTAAAGATGTGGAGTTTAAGGGATTGAAAGCATTGGATATAGAGACGCAGACCATCAAAGATGCTTTTTTGCTTTCTTTTTTGCCTTTTGCCTATGCTACGCCCTTAAGTGTTGAGAATCCAGAATATTTAGGGGAGGCATATTTTATTTTGGTAGCCTCCTTATATGCCAAACATAAAACTTTAGAAGTTTTGGAAACGATTTGCGGATTGGAAAATGGAATCTTCAATGCGCAGAGTTTGCAAACTTATCTTTTTCCCCAAAATCCAAAGTTTGACGCGTGTATTAATGAGTTAAAGCAAATCGTCTTTGAAAGAAGCGAACTCTCGAAGATTCAGTCTTTTAAAGCAAAATTGCTCAAAAAAGTTAATTTTTAA